The DNA segment AATCAAAAATAATTGATACAAATGAGCAATTTATGAAAAATAACTATTTGGCTAAAGTCTTAAACTTATAAGCATTTCACCTGAAACCTGACACCCGAAGCCGCGACACCTCCCCTCACCAAAATACTTTTTCAGCAAACCCTAATTAATTAGGCTCTGTTGTATGATGTAATATTAGGTTCATTTAACCACTTATAAATAAATTGAAAATAATCTTAGTTCAATTTATTGAACGAAAAACTGTTGGTTCCGTGTAATTCATTACACGGTGGGTAAAGTGCGAAGGCAGAATCTATTGGCAACAAATTATCCGAACTTGATATAATTCATTACACGGTAAGGAAATAACTAAAATATAGCAATACTAAACAAACAATCATAATAATCTATGTTTTTAACAGAATTAAGTTTTATTTGTAACGAGATTTCACGGCAACCTATTGCTTTTTTAGGTGGCTTTTTTGCAGGTATTTTAAAGTTAGATGAAAATGATGAACCTTTAGCTTCTTGGTTAAAATCTGAAAAAAAATGAGTTAGAATCAACACAATGAAGCTGGAACTTCTAAACAATTTTCTGCCATTAACTCCTCATTTGACATGATTTCATCAGGGTAGCCATCGGCAATAATTTGACCATTATTTAACAAAATTACTCGGTTACATACTTCTCTAATCATTTCTAAATCATGGGAGGAAATCATCAGAGTTTCCAGTGAAGATTGCAAAAAATTAATTAACCTTCGTCTCGCTTTTAGGTCTAAATTAGCGCTCGGTTCATCATATAATATTAATTTGGGTTGCATAATCAAAATGGAAGCAATGGCAACCATACATTTTTCGCCTCCTGACAATTGATGGGAGACTCTATCTTGTAAATGCGCTACGCCTGTGGCTTCTAATACTGATGACAGGCGCTG comes from the Cyanobacterium sp. T60_A2020_053 genome and includes:
- a CDS encoding ABC transporter ATP-binding protein, with product MSALNIQNLHFNYENNLILKDLNLIIKPEEKVGLIGSNGCGKTTLFLTICGILAPQKGLITVFNKKINQGKFYPNIGFVFQNPNDQLFCPTVRDDIIFGAENLGLSPTEIQQRLSSVLEATGVAHLQDRVSHQLSGGEKCMVAIASILIMQPKLILYDEPSANLDLKARRRLINFLQSSLETLMISSHDLEMIREVCNRVILLNNGQIIADGYPDEIMSNEELMAENCLEVPASLC